One segment of Streptomyces roseifaciens DNA contains the following:
- a CDS encoding histidine phosphatase family protein, translating into MAPRILLARHGQTEWSLSGKHTGRTDIPLLDEGRRGAKLLGERLHRAPWDGLPDVEVRTSPLLRAHETCELAGFGDRATAWDALMEWDYGAYEGMTPAEIKAQRPGWLIWRDGVPEGETLAEVSARADEVVEWARSADRDVLIFAHGHILRTIGARWLGLDASFAARIRLDPTSLSILGWAYDAPALERWNDTGHLA; encoded by the coding sequence ATGGCACCGCGGATCCTGCTGGCCCGGCACGGACAGACCGAGTGGTCGCTGTCCGGCAAGCACACCGGCCGCACGGACATCCCGCTCCTCGACGAGGGCCGGCGCGGCGCCAAGCTGCTGGGCGAGCGGCTGCACCGCGCCCCCTGGGACGGCCTGCCGGACGTCGAGGTCCGCACCAGCCCCCTGCTGCGCGCCCACGAGACCTGCGAGCTGGCCGGCTTCGGCGACCGGGCGACCGCCTGGGACGCGCTGATGGAGTGGGACTACGGCGCCTACGAGGGGATGACCCCCGCCGAGATCAAGGCGCAGCGCCCGGGCTGGCTGATCTGGCGCGACGGCGTGCCCGAGGGCGAGACCCTCGCGGAGGTCAGCGCCCGTGCCGACGAGGTCGTCGAGTGGGCCCGCTCCGCCGACCGCGACGTGCTGATCTTCGCCCACGGCCACATCCTGCGCACCATCGGCGCCCGCTGGCTCGGCCTCGACGCCTCCTTCGCGGCCCGCATCCGCCTCGACCCCACCTCGCTGTCCATCCTCGGCTGGGCCTACGACGCCCCGGCGCTCGAACGCTGGAACGACACCGGCCACCTCGCCTGA
- a CDS encoding phosphatase PAP2 family protein has product MYRTAPLLKRPRWWTELPLIAVVYALYSAGRLLVRGGVQPAVDHGLAILDLEKTFRINFEHPLNRLFTDHPAIGIPADFAYASLHYLLTPAILVWLFKRRPVEYRLQRSWLMISTLIGLIGFTLLPTCPPRLLDPGYGFVDTMAQYASYGWWGGEASAPRGLGGMTNQYAAMPSLHVGWALWCGVVLWRQGRTAWAKAAGVVYPLAITLVVMGTANHYFLDAVAGAAVMIAGLLLAKPAMRLADLVKSRLTGAGRGETAGTPANVSGGCETSAGTALPRAAASGTAAGDGRPGAPQRPHEADASDHIPRQPAHGTAGDSRTNGTAAAAR; this is encoded by the coding sequence ATGTACCGCACCGCACCACTTCTGAAGCGGCCGCGCTGGTGGACCGAACTGCCGCTGATCGCCGTGGTGTACGCGCTGTACTCCGCCGGCCGGCTGCTGGTCCGCGGCGGCGTGCAGCCCGCCGTCGACCACGGACTGGCGATTCTCGATCTTGAGAAGACGTTTCGAATAAACTTCGAACACCCGCTGAACCGGCTGTTCACCGACCACCCGGCCATCGGCATACCCGCCGACTTCGCCTACGCCTCCCTGCACTATCTGCTCACCCCGGCGATCCTGGTCTGGCTCTTCAAGCGGCGCCCGGTCGAATACCGCCTCCAGCGCAGCTGGCTGATGATCTCCACCCTCATCGGCCTCATAGGTTTCACCCTGCTGCCCACCTGCCCGCCCCGGCTGCTCGACCCCGGGTACGGCTTCGTCGACACCATGGCCCAGTACGCCTCCTACGGCTGGTGGGGCGGCGAGGCCAGCGCCCCCCGCGGCCTCGGCGGCATGACCAACCAGTACGCCGCGATGCCGAGCCTCCACGTCGGCTGGGCCCTGTGGTGCGGCGTCGTCCTCTGGCGCCAGGGCCGCACCGCCTGGGCGAAGGCCGCGGGCGTCGTCTACCCGCTCGCCATCACCCTCGTCGTGATGGGCACCGCCAACCACTACTTCCTCGACGCCGTCGCGGGCGCCGCCGTCATGATCGCCGGCCTGCTGCTGGCCAAGCCCGCGATGCGCCTCGCGGACCTGGTCAAGAGCCGCCTGACCGGCGCGGGACGCGGCGAAACCGCCGGGACGCCCGCGAATGTCAGTGGCGGGTGCGAGACTTCGGCGGGTACAGCGCTTCCCCGGGCTGCGGCCTCCGGCACCGCCGCCGGAGACGGCCGTCCGGGAGCGCCGCAGCGACCTCACGAGGCGGACGCCAGTGACCACATCCCCCGACAGCCGGCCCACGGCACCGCCGGCGACAGCCGCACCAACGGCACTGCGGCAGCGGCTCGCTGA
- a CDS encoding AAA domain-containing protein: MRTFTVPTEGALPPQRGRAADPGAAAEEVTRRILHDTLHSPERGVVVDSPPGAGKSTLVVRAARELAAAGRPLMIVAQTNAQVDDLVLRLAAKDPELPVGRLHSDASPYDRALDALPSVVTSAKAAELAGLPVVVSTAAKWAHTKVAEPWSHAIVDEAYQMRSDALLAVAGLFERALFVGDPGQLDPFSVVGADGVAQWAGLSYDPSASAVSTLLAHNPGLPQHRLPVSWRLPASAAPLVSAAFYPYTPFRSGTDHGDRRLTFGVASDGSGPDRVLDEAAVSGWGLLELPARHTPRTDPEAVGAVAHVVRRLLDRGGVTVSEAAPGPVPLTAARIAVGTAHRDQAAAVRTALAGLGVQGVTVDTANRLQGREFDVTVMLHPLSGRPDATAFHLETGRLCVLASRHRHACIVVCRAGVDRLLDEHPSTEPVQLGVTVKFPDGWEAMMATWDHWSEHRVAWKP, from the coding sequence GTGAGGACGTTCACGGTGCCCACGGAGGGCGCGCTGCCGCCGCAGCGCGGCCGCGCCGCGGATCCGGGCGCGGCGGCCGAGGAGGTCACGCGCCGGATCCTGCACGACACGCTGCACAGCCCCGAGCGCGGGGTCGTCGTCGACTCCCCGCCGGGCGCGGGCAAGTCGACGCTCGTCGTCCGCGCCGCGCGGGAGCTGGCCGCGGCGGGCCGCCCGCTGATGATCGTCGCCCAGACCAACGCCCAGGTGGACGACCTGGTGCTGCGGCTGGCCGCCAAGGACCCCGAGCTGCCGGTCGGACGGCTGCACAGCGACGCGAGCCCCTACGACCGGGCGCTCGACGCCCTGCCCTCGGTGGTCACGTCCGCGAAGGCCGCCGAGCTGGCGGGGCTTCCGGTCGTGGTGTCCACGGCCGCGAAGTGGGCGCACACCAAGGTCGCCGAGCCGTGGAGCCACGCGATCGTGGACGAGGCCTACCAGATGCGGTCGGACGCCCTGCTGGCCGTGGCCGGGCTCTTCGAACGGGCGCTGTTCGTGGGCGACCCGGGCCAGCTGGACCCCTTCAGCGTGGTGGGGGCCGACGGCGTCGCCCAGTGGGCCGGGCTCTCGTACGACCCGTCGGCGAGCGCGGTGAGCACGCTGCTCGCCCACAACCCCGGCCTGCCGCAGCACCGGCTGCCCGTCTCCTGGCGGCTGCCCGCCTCCGCCGCGCCCCTGGTGTCGGCCGCCTTCTATCCGTACACGCCCTTCCGCAGCGGCACGGACCACGGCGACCGGCGGCTGACCTTCGGCGTGGCCTCGGACGGCTCCGGCCCGGACCGGGTGCTGGACGAGGCGGCCGTCTCGGGCTGGGGCCTGCTGGAGCTGCCGGCCCGTCACACGCCGCGCACCGACCCGGAGGCGGTGGGCGCGGTCGCGCACGTGGTCCGGCGGCTGCTGGACCGCGGCGGGGTGACCGTCAGCGAGGCGGCGCCCGGTCCGGTGCCGCTGACGGCCGCCCGGATAGCGGTCGGCACCGCCCACCGCGACCAGGCCGCGGCGGTCCGGACGGCGCTCGCCGGCCTGGGCGTGCAGGGCGTCACGGTGGACACGGCGAACCGGCTGCAGGGCCGCGAGTTCGACGTGACGGTCATGCTGCACCCGCTGTCGGGCCGCCCCGACGCGACGGCCTTCCACCTGGAGACGGGCCGCCTGTGCGTCCTCGCCTCCCGCCACCGGCACGCGTGCATCGTGGTGTGCCGCGCCGGCGTGGACCGGCTGCTGGACGAGCACCCGTCGACGGAGCCGGTGCAGCTGGGGGTCACGGTGAAGTTCCCCGACGGATGGGAGGCCATGATGGCGACGTGGGACCACTGGTCGGAGCACCGGGTGGCGTGGAAGCCGTGA
- a CDS encoding spermidine synthase — protein sequence MGKVKKKQGRGRAAEAVTEQVAGGLAELVPDRDRPRGFTLLIDGAPQSHVDLDDPSYLDFAYQRRLGHLADLVAPPGKPVHALHLGGGAFTLARYVAATRPRSTQQIVEIDAPLVQFVRRELPLDSGWRIRVRSGDAREGLAKVPDGWADLIIADVFAGARTPAHLTSTEFAGEVRRALRPGGFYAANLADGPPLAYVKSQIATVGTVFPELCLTADPAVLRGRRFGNAVLLASDHALPIAELTRRAASDPHQGRVEHGRALADFTGGAAPVTDAAAKPSPEPPPSVFD from the coding sequence GTGGGCAAGGTCAAGAAGAAGCAAGGGCGCGGCCGCGCCGCCGAAGCGGTCACGGAGCAGGTGGCGGGCGGGCTCGCCGAGCTCGTGCCCGACCGTGACCGCCCCCGCGGCTTCACCCTCCTGATCGACGGCGCGCCCCAGTCCCACGTCGACCTCGACGACCCCTCCTACCTGGACTTCGCCTACCAGCGCAGGCTCGGCCACCTGGCCGACCTCGTGGCGCCGCCCGGCAAGCCCGTCCACGCCCTCCACCTGGGCGGCGGCGCCTTCACCCTCGCCCGGTACGTCGCCGCGACCCGTCCGCGCTCCACCCAGCAGATCGTGGAGATCGACGCCCCGCTCGTCCAGTTCGTACGGCGGGAGCTGCCCCTCGACAGCGGCTGGCGGATCCGGGTGCGCAGCGGCGACGCCCGCGAGGGGCTGGCCAAGGTGCCGGACGGCTGGGCCGATCTGATCATCGCCGACGTGTTCGCCGGCGCCCGCACCCCCGCCCATCTGACCAGCACCGAATTCGCCGGCGAGGTGCGGCGGGCCCTGCGGCCCGGCGGCTTCTACGCCGCGAACCTCGCGGACGGGCCGCCGCTCGCCTATGTGAAGTCCCAGATCGCGACCGTGGGCACCGTCTTCCCCGAGCTCTGCCTGACCGCCGACCCGGCGGTGCTGCGCGGCCGCCGCTTCGGCAACGCCGTGCTGCTCGCCTCCGACCACGCGCTGCCGATCGCCGAGCTGACCCGCCGGGCCGCCTCCGACCCGCACCAGGGGCGCGTCGAACACGGCCGGGCGCTGGCCGACTTCACGGGCGGCGCGGCACCGGTCACGGACGCGGCCGCCAAGCCGTCGCCGGAACCGCCGCCGTCCGTATTCGACTGA
- a CDS encoding tetratricopeptide repeat protein, translating into MVSSHASPSPCPGPAEPVGPGGPDGKGSRPNAAFRQLRGALSPAEFAAAVRRAAREIGEQVSCDARYIGRVESGEIRCPNYAYERVFRHMFPGREPEDMGFVPRDVVRGRGARGRDGSGGDGHPTGNAPGSPAGHRTGNRTAHRIEQPKESDVLRRAFMTGGTAAAVAAASLGAAVPVVQQPDAADGLLDGGRLGPRRAGEAEASAVEQAVRRIRLLDDRHGGDGLYRRSTRPLRIAYELLDADTRRRSVAERLQSGAGELALSVGWLAHDSGRFADARSHYAEALATARVAGDAALEAHAFCNAAFLARDAGRPREAVRAAQAAQGAAKGLASPRLMSLLALREAGGWAGLGDRAACEAALLRARTLFGRGPGDADPEWMSFFGEAELEGLEAQCRSALGDWARAAEHARRAVALQDPHFARNTALFTAQLAGDLARGGAPDAAAAAGERALDLLTEVRSTRIRTMLAATARLLGRHGGEPSVAGFLERHAAERRTAG; encoded by the coding sequence ATGGTGTCGTCCCACGCGTCCCCGTCTCCCTGCCCAGGGCCCGCCGAACCGGTGGGTCCCGGCGGTCCGGACGGCAAGGGCAGCCGCCCGAACGCGGCCTTCAGACAGCTGCGGGGCGCGCTCTCGCCGGCCGAGTTCGCGGCGGCCGTGCGGCGCGCCGCCCGCGAGATCGGCGAGCAGGTCTCGTGCGACGCGCGCTACATCGGCCGGGTCGAGTCGGGGGAGATCCGCTGCCCCAACTACGCCTACGAGCGGGTGTTCCGGCACATGTTCCCCGGCCGCGAGCCGGAGGACATGGGCTTCGTCCCGCGCGACGTGGTCCGCGGGCGGGGCGCGCGCGGCAGGGACGGCAGCGGCGGCGACGGCCACCCCACCGGGAATGCCCCGGGGAGCCCCGCCGGGCACCGCACCGGAAACCGCACCGCCCATCGCATCGAGCAGCCCAAGGAGAGCGACGTGTTGCGCCGCGCGTTCATGACCGGCGGCACGGCGGCCGCGGTGGCCGCGGCCTCCCTGGGCGCCGCCGTGCCGGTCGTCCAGCAGCCGGATGCGGCGGACGGCCTGCTCGACGGCGGACGCCTCGGCCCGCGCCGCGCCGGCGAGGCCGAGGCGTCCGCCGTCGAGCAGGCCGTCCGCCGCATCCGGCTGCTGGACGACCGGCACGGCGGCGACGGCCTCTACCGGCGGTCCACCCGCCCGCTGCGGATCGCCTACGAGCTGCTCGACGCCGACACCCGCCGCCGGTCCGTCGCCGAGCGGCTGCAGTCGGGCGCGGGCGAACTCGCGCTCTCCGTCGGCTGGCTGGCCCACGACTCCGGCCGCTTCGCGGACGCCCGCTCCCACTACGCCGAGGCGCTCGCCACGGCCCGGGTGGCCGGGGACGCGGCGCTGGAGGCCCACGCCTTCTGCAACGCCGCCTTCCTCGCGCGGGACGCCGGCCGCCCGCGGGAGGCCGTGCGCGCGGCGCAGGCCGCGCAGGGCGCCGCGAAGGGGCTGGCCTCCCCGCGGCTGATGTCCCTGCTGGCCCTGCGGGAGGCCGGCGGCTGGGCCGGGCTCGGCGACCGGGCCGCCTGCGAGGCCGCCCTGCTGCGGGCGCGCACGCTCTTCGGCCGCGGGCCGGGCGACGCCGATCCCGAGTGGATGAGCTTCTTCGGGGAGGCCGAGCTGGAGGGGCTGGAGGCCCAGTGCCGGTCGGCGCTCGGCGACTGGGCGCGGGCGGCGGAGCACGCGCGGCGCGCCGTCGCCCTCCAGGACCCCCACTTCGCCCGCAACACCGCCCTCTTCACCGCGCAGCTCGCCGGGGACCTCGCCCGGGGCGGGGCGCCGGACGCGGCGGCGGCCGCGGGGGAGCGCGCGCTGGACCTGCTGACCGAGGTCCGCTCGACCCGGATCCGGACGATGCTCGCCGCCACGGCCCGGCTGCTCGGCCGCCACGGGGGCGAGCCGTCGGTGGCGGGGTTCCTGGAGCGGCACGCGGCGGAGCGGAGGACCGCCGGCTGA
- the orn gene encoding oligoribonuclease, with the protein MNDRMVWIDCEMTGLSLSDDALIEVAALVTDSELNILGDGVDIVVRPPAEALVTMPEVVRQMHTASGLLAELDRGTTLEDAEQQVLAYVREHVPEPGKAPLCGNSVGTDRGFLARDMPALESHLHYRIVDVSSVKELARRWYPRAYFSSPKKSGNHRALADIRESIAELRYYREAIFVPQPGPDSDTAKAIAAKHVLPAKAV; encoded by the coding sequence ATGAACGATCGCATGGTGTGGATCGACTGCGAGATGACCGGGCTCTCGCTGTCGGACGACGCGCTCATCGAGGTGGCCGCCCTGGTGACCGACTCGGAGCTGAACATCCTCGGCGACGGCGTGGACATTGTCGTCCGCCCGCCCGCCGAGGCCCTCGTCACCATGCCCGAGGTGGTGCGCCAGATGCACACGGCCTCCGGGCTGCTCGCGGAGCTGGACCGGGGCACCACCCTCGAGGACGCCGAGCAGCAGGTCCTCGCCTACGTCCGCGAGCACGTCCCGGAGCCGGGCAAGGCCCCGCTGTGCGGAAACTCGGTCGGCACCGACCGCGGTTTCCTCGCGCGGGACATGCCGGCCCTGGAGTCCCACCTGCACTACCGGATCGTCGACGTGTCGTCGGTGAAGGAGCTGGCCCGCCGCTGGTATCCGCGGGCCTACTTCTCCAGCCCGAAGAAGAGCGGCAACCACCGCGCCCTCGCCGACATCCGCGAGTCGATCGCCGAGCTCCGCTACTACCGCGAGGCGATCTTCGTGCCGCAGCCCGGCCCGGACTCCGACACGGCGAAGGCCATCGCGGCCAAGCACGTCCTTCCCGCCAAGGCGGTGTGA
- a CDS encoding helix-turn-helix domain-containing protein yields MSQDSTTVPETTRKLSGRRRREIVAVLLFSGGPIFESSIPLSVFGIDRQDAGVPRYRLLVCAGEDVPLRTTGGLELTAPYGLEALSRAGTVVVPAWRSITQPPPTAALDALRRAHEEGARIVGLCTGAFVLAAAGLLDGRPATTHWMYAPTLAKRYPSVHVDPRELFVDDGDVLTSAGTAAGIDLCLHIVRTDHGADAAGALARRLVVPPRRSGGQERYLDRSLPEEIGADPLAEVVAWALEHLHEQFDVETLAARAYMSRRTFDRRFRSLTGSAPLQWLITQRVLQAQRLLETSDYSVDEVAGRCGFRSPVALRGHFRRQLGSSPAAYRAAYRARRPQNSADRPERAEREGRPERERPDRFDRPELGEQRTGEPSVMALRRAAMAPAHAASGGGGVLGGPPPSHGGHQGHGPHGAHPGGHSGGYGISGTEPGKPESDLYTPRLPGQRERPVG; encoded by the coding sequence ATGAGCCAGGACTCCACGACCGTACCGGAGACCACGCGCAAGCTCTCCGGACGCCGCCGCCGGGAGATCGTCGCAGTGCTGCTATTCAGCGGCGGCCCCATCTTCGAAAGCTCCATTCCGCTCTCCGTGTTCGGCATCGACCGACAGGATGCCGGAGTCCCTCGCTACCGCTTGCTGGTGTGCGCGGGCGAGGATGTGCCATTGCGAACAACCGGCGGTCTTGAATTGACCGCACCGTACGGCCTGGAGGCGCTCTCCCGGGCCGGCACCGTCGTCGTACCGGCCTGGCGGTCGATCACCCAGCCGCCGCCCACCGCCGCGCTCGACGCACTGCGCCGTGCCCACGAGGAGGGCGCCCGCATCGTCGGGCTGTGCACCGGGGCCTTCGTACTGGCCGCGGCGGGCCTGCTCGACGGCAGGCCCGCGACCACCCACTGGATGTACGCGCCCACGCTCGCCAAGCGCTATCCGTCGGTCCACGTGGACCCGCGGGAGCTCTTCGTGGACGACGGCGACGTACTGACGTCCGCGGGCACCGCGGCAGGCATCGACCTGTGCCTGCACATCGTCCGCACCGACCACGGCGCCGACGCCGCGGGGGCCCTGGCCCGCCGGCTCGTCGTCCCGCCGCGCCGCAGCGGCGGACAGGAGCGCTACCTCGACAGGTCTTTACCGGAGGAGATCGGCGCCGACCCGCTCGCCGAGGTCGTCGCCTGGGCGCTGGAGCACCTCCACGAGCAGTTCGACGTGGAGACGCTCGCCGCCCGTGCGTACATGTCCCGCCGGACCTTCGACCGGCGGTTCCGCTCGCTCACCGGGAGCGCGCCCCTGCAGTGGCTGATCACTCAGCGGGTGCTCCAGGCGCAGCGGCTGCTGGAGACCTCCGACTACTCCGTGGACGAGGTCGCCGGCCGCTGCGGCTTCCGCTCGCCGGTGGCCCTGCGCGGCCACTTCCGCCGGCAGCTGGGGTCCTCCCCGGCCGCCTACCGGGCCGCGTACCGCGCGCGCCGTCCCCAGAACTCGGCCGACCGCCCCGAGCGGGCCGAGCGCGAGGGGCGTCCGGAGCGGGAGCGTCCGGACCGGTTCGACCGGCCGGAGCTGGGCGAGCAGCGGACCGGGGAGCCGTCGGTGATGGCGCTCCGGCGCGCGGCCATGGCCCCGGCGCACGCCGCGTCCGGTGGCGGCGGCGTGCTCGGCGGTCCGCCGCCGTCGCACGGGGGGCACCAGGGTCACGGCCCGCACGGCGCCCATCCGGGCGGGCATAGCGGTGGATATGGGATAAGTGGCACGGAACCGGGCAAGCCGGAGTCCGACCTCTACACCCCACGCCTGCCCGGCCAGCGGGAACGCCCCGTAGGGTGA
- a CDS encoding universal stress protein, with the protein MAGHEFSEPADRKRVADHAAHPEAAEETRHSCDPAFQHGVVVGFDGSTSSERALAYAIGMARRSGSGLIIVHVANRLPTTVWAGCEPPVFVDVPDHRTEVLGLELACADHLSEVPWILVERGGDICHELEEVGREYAADAIVVGSTHGLVGRIFGSVAGRLARRAQRPVVVIP; encoded by the coding sequence ATGGCCGGTCACGAATTCTCCGAACCTGCGGACCGCAAGCGGGTCGCCGATCACGCGGCGCACCCCGAAGCGGCGGAAGAAACACGCCATTCCTGCGATCCGGCGTTCCAGCACGGCGTCGTGGTGGGCTTCGACGGCTCCACGTCCAGCGAGCGGGCGCTTGCGTATGCAATCGGGATGGCCCGGCGCTCCGGCTCCGGGCTGATCATCGTGCATGTCGCCAACCGGCTGCCGACGACGGTCTGGGCGGGCTGCGAGCCCCCCGTCTTCGTGGACGTCCCCGACCACCGCACCGAGGTCCTCGGCCTGGAACTGGCCTGTGCGGACCATCTGTCGGAGGTGCCGTGGATCCTCGTCGAGCGCGGCGGGGACATCTGCCACGAACTGGAGGAGGTCGGCCGGGAGTACGCGGCCGACGCGATCGTCGTCGGTTCGACGCACGGGCTGGTCGGCCGGATCTTCGGTTCGGTGGCGGGCCGGCTGGCCCGGCGGGCCCAGCGGCCCGTCGTCGTAATTCCGTAG
- the glmS gene encoding glutamine--fructose-6-phosphate transaminase (isomerizing), with the protein MCGIVGYIGKRDVAPLLLEGLQRLEYRGYDSAGIALHGKTGGLKSAKAKGRVRELESRLPKRFAGTTGIAHTRWATHGAPNDVNAHPHLDAEEKVAVVHNGIIDNASDLRARLTAEGFVFVSDTDTEVLAHLIARSEAGTLEEKVREAVKHIEGTYGIAVLHADFPDRIVVARNGSPVVLGIGEKEMFVSSDVAALVSHTRQVVTLDDGEMATLRADDYRTYTTEGSSTSAQPTTVEWEAESYDMGGHDTYMHKEIHEQAEAVDRALRGRIDDRFSTVHLGGLNLDARDARAVRRVKILGCGTSYHAGQIGAQMIEELARIPADAEPASEFRYRNPVVDPDTLYIAVSQSGETYDVLAAVQELKRKGARVLGLVNVVGSAIARETDGGIYVHAGPEVCVVSTKCFTNMVVSFGLLALHLGRTRDLSVADGKRIIEGLRKLPGQIEEILANEAQIEELAKEYAEAKSMMFIGRVRGYPVAREASLKLKEVSYIHAEAYPASELKHGPLALIEPAMPTVAIVPNDELLEKNRAALEEIKARSGRILAVAHQEQEKADHTIVVPKNEDELDAILMGIPLQLFAYYTAKAMGRDIDKPRNLAKSVTVE; encoded by the coding sequence ATGTGCGGAATCGTCGGATATATCGGTAAGCGCGATGTTGCACCGCTGCTGCTGGAGGGTCTGCAGCGGCTGGAGTACCGCGGCTACGACTCCGCCGGCATCGCCCTGCACGGCAAGACCGGTGGCCTGAAGTCCGCCAAGGCCAAGGGCCGCGTCCGCGAGCTGGAGTCCCGCCTGCCCAAGCGCTTCGCGGGCACCACCGGCATCGCGCACACCCGCTGGGCCACCCACGGCGCGCCGAACGACGTCAACGCCCACCCGCACCTGGACGCGGAGGAGAAGGTCGCCGTCGTCCACAACGGCATCATCGACAACGCCTCCGACCTGCGCGCCCGGCTGACGGCCGAGGGCTTCGTCTTCGTGTCCGACACCGACACCGAGGTCCTCGCCCACCTCATCGCCCGCTCCGAGGCCGGCACGCTGGAGGAGAAGGTCCGCGAGGCGGTCAAGCACATCGAGGGCACGTACGGCATCGCCGTCCTGCACGCCGACTTCCCGGACCGCATCGTCGTCGCCCGCAACGGCTCCCCCGTGGTCCTGGGCATAGGCGAGAAGGAGATGTTCGTCTCCTCCGACGTCGCCGCCCTGGTCAGCCACACCCGCCAGGTCGTCACCCTCGACGACGGCGAGATGGCCACCCTGCGCGCCGACGACTACCGCACGTACACCACCGAGGGCTCCTCCACCTCGGCCCAGCCGACCACCGTGGAGTGGGAGGCCGAGTCGTACGACATGGGCGGCCACGACACGTACATGCACAAGGAGATCCACGAGCAGGCCGAGGCGGTCGACCGCGCCCTGCGCGGCCGGATCGACGACCGCTTCTCCACCGTGCACCTGGGCGGCCTGAACCTCGACGCCCGCGACGCCCGCGCCGTGCGCCGGGTGAAGATCCTCGGCTGCGGCACCTCGTACCACGCCGGCCAGATCGGCGCCCAGATGATCGAGGAGCTGGCCCGCATCCCCGCGGACGCCGAGCCGGCCTCCGAGTTCCGCTACCGCAACCCGGTCGTGGACCCCGACACCCTCTACATCGCGGTGTCCCAGTCCGGTGAGACCTACGACGTCCTGGCGGCCGTCCAGGAGCTCAAGCGCAAGGGCGCCCGCGTCCTGGGCCTGGTGAACGTGGTCGGCTCCGCGATCGCCCGCGAGACCGACGGCGGCATCTACGTCCACGCCGGCCCCGAGGTCTGCGTCGTCTCCACCAAGTGCTTCACCAACATGGTGGTCTCCTTCGGCCTGCTCGCCCTGCACCTGGGCCGCACCCGCGACCTGTCGGTGGCCGACGGCAAGCGGATCATCGAGGGCCTGCGCAAGCTGCCCGGCCAGATCGAGGAGATCCTGGCGAACGAGGCGCAGATCGAGGAGCTGGCCAAGGAGTACGCCGAGGCCAAGTCGATGATGTTCATCGGCCGCGTCCGGGGCTACCCGGTGGCCCGCGAGGCCTCGCTGAAGCTGAAGGAGGTCTCGTACATCCACGCCGAGGCCTACCCGGCCTCCGAGCTCAAGCACGGCCCGCTGGCGCTCATCGAGCCCGCGATGCCGACGGTCGCGATCGTCCCGAACGACGAGCTGCTGGAGAAGAACCGCGCCGCGCTGGAGGAGATCAAGGCCCGCAGCGGCCGCATCCTCGCCGTCGCGCACCAGGAGCAGGAGAAGGCCGACCACACGATCGTGGTGCCGAAGAACGAGGACGAGCTGGACGCCATCCTCATGGGCATCCCGCTGCAGCTCTTCGCGTACTACACGGCGAAGGCCATGGGCCGCGACATCGACAAGCCGCGCAACCTGGCCAAGTCGGTCACCGTCGAGTAG
- a CDS encoding DUF4429 domain-containing protein has product MAEILQKDGTWTFDGDTIRIVPGRERGVHVLRQTLGELAVPLQAVAGISYEPGRRHGRLRLRLRDGADPLLQAARGRLPDTADPYRLTVESDRAGVAEYFVDEVRNALLLEQVPDGPSGRYLLPGPTLPLSVGAGDGTVTFDGEWVRLAWNWMTEEGKKSAGPQALALAEVRSVEWLPSAGLENGYLRFVVLREPTKAPPKHDPHAIELYGFKKDLLMAMVAAAVLARIPHPAGAGAGAPTVLPPLAKAPAALAGPAPAPAEPAPAAASDHDALLRRLRELGELHQAGILTEEEFTAAKQAVLKRF; this is encoded by the coding sequence ATGGCTGAGATCCTCCAGAAGGACGGTACGTGGACCTTCGACGGCGACACGATACGGATCGTTCCGGGCCGGGAGCGCGGTGTGCACGTGCTGCGCCAGACCCTCGGTGAGCTGGCCGTTCCGCTGCAGGCGGTGGCGGGGATCTCCTACGAGCCGGGCCGCAGGCACGGCCGCCTGCGGCTGCGGCTGCGCGACGGGGCGGACCCGCTGCTGCAGGCCGCGCGGGGCCGGCTGCCGGACACCGCCGATCCGTACCGGCTGACGGTCGAGTCCGACCGCGCGGGCGTCGCGGAGTACTTCGTGGACGAGGTGCGCAACGCCCTCCTGCTGGAGCAGGTCCCGGACGGCCCGTCCGGCCGCTATCTCCTGCCGGGCCCGACGCTGCCGCTGTCGGTGGGCGCGGGGGACGGCACGGTCACGTTCGACGGCGAGTGGGTCCGCCTGGCGTGGAACTGGATGACCGAGGAGGGCAAGAAGTCCGCCGGTCCGCAGGCGCTCGCCCTGGCGGAGGTCCGTTCGGTGGAGTGGCTACCCTCCGCCGGCCTGGAGAACGGCTACCTCCGTTTCGTGGTCCTCAGGGAGCCGACCAAGGCCCCGCCCAAGCACGACCCCCACGCGATCGAGCTGTACGGCTTCAAGAAGGACCTGCTGATGGCGATGGTCGCGGCCGCCGTCCTCGCCCGGATCCCGCACCCGGCCGGCGCCGGGGCCGGGGCGCCGACCGTCCTGCCCCCGCTCGCCAAGGCCCCGGCCGCCCTCGCCGGCCCGGCGCCCGCCCCTGCCGAGCCGGCCCCCGCCGCCGCTTCCGATCACGACGCCCTGCTGCGGCGCCTGCGGGAGCTGGGCGAACTGCACCAGGCCGGGATCTTGACGGAGGAGGAATTCACCGCGGCAAAACAGGCCGTACTGAAGCGTTTCTAG